GTCGCCGCCCTGCTCGCGCGAAGTCCGCTCCGCCCGCCGAGCCCACGCGGGGCACTCCGCCTCAACGGCGCCTCAGCACGGGGTCGCGCGCCAAGGCTCACCTCGAAGCTGCCCGCCAAGCGATGACGCGAGGCGCCCACGACGACGCCGTGGAACATGCGGAAGCCTTGCTCGAGCTAGGAGCGCGTGACCGCGATCCCATCGCCCTCGACCTGCTTCGCACCTGGCTGCCGACCTTGGATCGCATCTTCCGAGAAAGAGTGGGATCCCTGTCCCAACGCGTGGCGCAAGGGGCGCGCGCCCGGCAGGGCAATCTCGAGAACATCTCACCCAAGGCCCGCGTGTTGATCGAGGGCGCCGGCAAGGGTGACCCTCGCATCCGGGATCTGATCGCGACCGCCGGATACCCCGAGCGCGAAGGCCTGTGGCTGATCGCGGGCCTACTGCGACGCAAACTCTTGGTCCTGCTGTAGCAGCGGCTCTCAACCGCCAGCCCGGGCCCGATCGCAGCCTGCTCCCAAGGCCGAGCCTGGCCGCGAGTGTGCTTCGTCTCGCGCCCGCGAACTCGCTGTCTAGTCGACGCGCACGATGCGCACGCCTTGGATACCCGCGCCGGCCGCCGCGTCGACCACCAAGAAGTGGCGCCCGATGTCGTCGAAGCGCTCGGGAATGGCTCCCCCACCCCCGGAGATGTGCGCCGGGATCCCAGCGTTGTCGAAGTCGTAATAGCTGTGAATGTGACCGTAGAGGGTGAGATCGACGCGCCCCTTGGCCAGGCGAGTCAGCAGCTTCGCGGCCTCGGCGCGACTGGAGAACCCGCCGTTGCGCACGCCGATGGGATCCACCGGCGGGATGTGCATGGCCACGATGTGCGTCTGGTCCCGACCCGCCGAAAGCCAACCGTCCAACCAGTCGTAGACCATGGGATCCAAGGTGGCGCTGGCGGAGTCGAGCAACGTGAAGCGCACACGCTGGAACTCGAAGCTGAAGTTGCCTCGCCCGAACATGTCCTGGAAGGGCGGCGGGGTCACGCCCAGCTCGTGGTTGCCCAAGGTCGTGTAGTAGGGCACACGCAACCCGCGCAGCTTCGTCGTGAATCGCTCCAACTGGCTCACGGTGCCCTGCTGCGTCAGGTCGCCGGCGCCGAGCAAGAAGCGCACGCCAGGTTCGGCGTTGACCTTGTCGTAGATGTCCTGCACCTCGTCGATCGCTTCTTGCACGTCGGACATCACCGCGAAGCGCAGCGGCTGCGCGGAATCGCTGTCCGCAGGCCCCAGGGCGAGGACGGATTCACCGACGGGAAGGTCGACCTCGACGCTCTTCTCGGTGTCGATAGCGCCCTGAGCAACGGGAAGCGGCGTCCGAGTGGCGCCGCGCTGCAGGGTCGCTGTCAGATCGGGCATGGCGTTGCGAAGCCGAAAGGTCCAACGCGCGGGAGCCCCGCTGGGGCGT
The nucleotide sequence above comes from Polyangiaceae bacterium. Encoded proteins:
- a CDS encoding metallophosphoesterase gives rise to the protein MKRTVIFAIALVAASCIRPAEERAERDAEIGHATVAGLTLDVRGGLAAVRDARAGDVELWQSAPATEVVLQRPSGAPARWTFRLRNAMPDLTATLQRGATRTPLPVAQGAIDTEKSVEVDLPVGESVLALGPADSDSAQPLRFAVMSDVQEAIDEVQDIYDKVNAEPGVRFLLGAGDLTQQGTVSQLERFTTKLRGLRVPYYTTLGNHELGVTPPPFQDMFGRGNFSFEFQRVRFTLLDSASATLDPMVYDWLDGWLSAGRDQTHIVAMHIPPVDPIGVRNGGFSSRAEAAKLLTRLAKGRVDLTLYGHIHSYYDFDNAGIPAHISGGGGAIPERFDDIGRHFLVVDAAAGAGIQGVRIVRVD